The Oncorhynchus tshawytscha isolate Ot180627B linkage group LG02, Otsh_v2.0, whole genome shotgun sequence genome contains the following window.
ggaaaccatgcagtttgtTAGGCTACTGATTAAATAAGTTACAGGGTGGGGAAAGTgctcttgatgctcctttccaataattattgagggtcttattctggtgacatgatgtccgttttacaaataaaaatattctaaTCTTGTCAAGTAGACTAGCCTAGCTGCACAGCCTACCCTGactgtatctgccagctgttggctagagcacaggtgccaagaccagagtaggaaacagtttgtgacaaaactatcggtagagttgaaaatgcgattgGAACACTTTGAGTgttagatttttatttggtacatgaaCATTTttgcgaaaaaaaaaaaaatgtgtgcactGCGCCATCAAGCACTGATGTTCTATCCACAACATGTCCGTTTGGTGGAAAACACACCAGTTGCATATTTTCTTCATGCAGAttctagaatattcacatgataaactgtcaccaattggatggaaacctagatactggcatacacacacactgcacacacatacagtacatgcacacaCTGGTAGACACACACTGcataagcatacacacacacgattatCCCTGACACTAGGGCAAAGCATAAGCGTGACCACCTGCCCCAGTCGTGTGATCTCCTATCCTGGGGAGAGATGCCAGTGAGCACAGGCTGTTTCACCACACCTCAATCTGCtcccctcccacctgtctctccttgctctcctttctctgtctctccctgctcccctcccacctgtctctccctgccctaCTCTCctttctcggtctctccctgccctactctcattgtctctcaatctctcttggtTCTGttctcctatctctgtctctccctgcctttccctctgtctctccctgcctttccccctgtctctctctggcctccACTTCTTCCTGTGTCTCCTTTTAGCCATGGTGCAGAGCTGCACTGCACTGTAACTAATGACTCCAGCAGAGAGATGTATGTCTGCAGTTCCAATGCACAGTGTTTCGAGTAGTGCAGCACTAAAATATTTTGTTTCATATAAAATGTGAATTTGGATCTTTTGTCACAGGTAGCCTTCATAAATGTCATGGCATATTAGAATACTTTGGTGACAGTAATCATTCTATAGAGGACATAGAAACTCACCATATACGGAATACAAATTGGAAAGCGAGATAGAATATGAATAGACTATGACGGCACCCCAGATGTAGAGCTGTGATTAATTGCCAGCTGGTTGCAGCAAACACCAGTTTCTCTCTAAAAATTGACGTGGCAGAATTCACAAGCCTGACAAATGCTCTCTATCTTGCTCCTCTTTTTCCCATGAAAGAGAAAGAGTCCTGGAAATGGATGAATGCAAATATCAACTAGAGTCTGTCTCAGCCTCCTCCCTAATTACCATGAGATGGTGGACTGGGACACGAGTGTCAGAGAAAGTCCACGGTGAAGGATTCCTTAAAGAATatacacctcctccttctcctccctctctcacactctgctcctgctcgtgtctctctctccaacacacccctatctctctcccccccctctctctctccaacacacccctatctctctcccccctctctctctcaacacacccctatctctctcccccctctctctcaacacacccctatctctctctccccctctctccctccaacacacccctatctctctcccccctctctctctccaacacacccctatctctctcccccccctctctctctccaacacacccctatctctctccccccctctctctctccaacacacccctatctctctccccctctctctctccaacaaaaGGCTATTAATAGTacattctgctctctctctctctctctctctctctctctctctctctctctctctctctctctctctctctctctctctctctctctctctctctctctctccccctctctctctccaacaaaaAGGCTATTAATAGTacattctgctctctctctctctctctctctctctctctctctctctctctctctctctccccccccctctctctccttaaagatGCCGTCCGAGATCTTATGCACttacaaatttgtaacatattgtacgacgtaacatatcatacaaaatggatgacgtACCACACAATTGTGCATAATTTCGGGGACCCATTTTGGTTCGTGAGCAGTACTTTGAAAAccactggctgaaattatacaaagcTTTGGATCATCACATTAAAGGATGAAGCAACCAAAGATGCCAGGAGGCATTGTAAATGTCCTCCACACAGCTGAGGGCTACAAAGACTCTGCGCTGAATGTACTAAAAATAACAACAAAACGCTCTTTGATCGTTTCACAGCATTTGTATAGACACAGACAGCTAGCAATGGTTCTGCTAAAATTATCCTTCAAATCGATGAGCAAACTAATTCCTTGTTAGATGTTGAATACAATATTCAATTATTCCCTCTCTCAAACATGAAATATACAAACCATCATTCTCAGTGAGAGCCATTACACTTTTGCATGCATATCTAATTCAATTGATGgcataaatataataaaatacttATTGAGTTATCGTctttatttttaattcatttcATGTCTATGCATACCTTTCTATCATTTATGTCCAGGTTTTGGGGTGTattcatttgatttaatttagatTTTGTCATTGTTTTATCAAAGACTACAGATAAAATTGTGCTAATTCTGGTGCAATGCATCAAATACCAGAATTCATGTTCAAATTTCATATGGCCACtgacaaataaacaaaataatatcaataacaacatacagtgccttcagaaaatatttcacacctcttgactttttccacattttgttgtgttgcagcctgaatttaaaatggattaaatttagattttgtgtcactggcatacacacaatatcccacaatgGTCAAAATAAATAGcttaataagtcacataataagttgtatggactcactctgtgtgcaattatAATTTACCatgattttttgaatgactacctcatctctgtacccctcacatatttaaggtccctcagttaagcattgaatttcaaacacagattcaaccacaaagactagaTAGGTTTTCCAAGAAGGGCAGCTATTGGCAGATGTATAAAGTCaaatagacattgaatatccctttgagcacagtgaagttattaattacacttcaaACATCCAGTCCCTACAAAGATCcaggagtccttcctaactcagttgccggagaggaaggaaaccgctcagggattttaccatgaggccaatggtgacttgtttaatggctgtgataggagaaaactaaggatggatcaacaacattgtaattatgccacaatgctaacctaaatgacaaacTGAAAAGAAGTTAGCCTGTAcagaacatgcatcctgtttataacaaggcactaaagtaaaactgctaaaaatgtggcaaagaaattaactttatgtcctaaatacaaagtgttgtgtttggggaaatacaacacatcactgagtaccactcttcatattttcaagcattgtggtggctgcatcatgttatgggtatgcttgttatcggcaaggactatggaggtttttttaggataaaaagaaatggaatagagctaagcacaggcaaaatcctagaggaaaacttggttcagtcttctttccaacagacactgggagacaagttcacctttcagcaggacaacaacctaaaacataaggccaaatatacactggagttacttaccaagatgacattgaatgttcctgagtggcctagataTAGTTTTGACTTAGAtcggtttgaaaatctatggcaagacttactTAAAAATGGCTAtctggcaatgatcaacaaccaacttgaaagAGCTGAACAATTTAAAAATgacaatgtgcaaatattgtacaatccaggtgtgcaaagctcttagagacttacccagaaatattCAAAGCTGTATTTGGTGCCAaagttgattctaacatgtattgactcaggggtgtatattatatatttctgtattatattttcaataaatgtgcacaatttctaaaaacctcttttcactttgtcattatggggtattatgtgtagatgagGGATGAAatgcatatatttttttgtacatttacaattaaggctgtaaaacaacacaatgtggaataagtcagggggtatgattactttctgaatgcactgtatctaattTACCACCATGTATGGATAAGGGGAAAAAGGCCTTTCACACagtaaaaacacacaaaacacagtttGGTTTAATTATTATTTTCTTCGTTATTTATATGACTTTGTTATCATGGTTATGGTCATTTTGAAGGATTATATGCATTTTAGTTTGACATGTTTTCTTGTCCACAGATTGTCTTTTTGCTCCTGTAGTGTGCAGATCACACTCATTTAAATCCAGACCTCACTTAGCATTATAGTACATTGTCCATTTTTTGGGGGCTCCATAATCCATTGTTGTTATGTACAGTATTTTCCTCACATTTCTTTTCATAGAAAAAAAATCTGGTCCATTGTACCAAAGTTGATAGTTGCAGTCGGGGTAGGCCAGTGTTGAAGGTGAAGGCGCTATACTGTaccagacatactgtagctgtgtttCTACGGTGTCATTCACTTTCAGACCACAGAAACACACTCTCTTGTTCTGACATACACATGCATAAACAGTCGATTGAATAGCTACTACTCGTATAGCTACTTGAACTTTTACTTTGTTGGTGATGTAAACCATACAGTGCAGTACAAAGCTTTCACTGTGCCCCAAATTAAATCAATTACAGATAAAAAGGAAAATCAAACTGATTTTTCACTCAGAGTGTTTATGCTGTATTTTCAGGACAGGTCAGGTGTGGTTTTACACTCACATTCAATGACAATGTTGGCGAGACGAACAGCTTGCGGGATGGATTCACTTTCAGCCCAGTTACTTATGACCTCCAATTCAGCATTTTTTTATAACACACAGTGcagttttcctttatttttattgATTGAATTAATTGGGGCCTGTGCTTCGCTGTAAAAGTGGAGGGGCACTCATCATCGCTTACAATACTCAAATTCAAACCAACCCAGAATCTGCAGAGAAACAAAAACACAATTCTGAAACTGCTCTACTtctctgtatttctgtgttttcccATATTCATGGTTTGTTTGAACCTTGTGTTTATATTTCCAATCAACAGTTCATCTCTGCATAGACTTTTGAGAGCATTTTCTGTTGGGAATCCTTCTGACTGTGCTTTAGCTGGTGAAACCCTCTGTACACTTTGAGTTGTAACGGTCTCCTAATGATTACTATAAAGCAAAAGATACATTTTCGATTTTCACATAGTAATTCTGCACATTGATAAAAATGGGTATACTCCATATATGGTTGTGCTCAGAGCATCTAGTAAACAAACTGTTGATACTCAACTACAATGTTTCTATTTTGATATGTTGctaaatgtgagtgtgtgttgaatCAGAGTGTGCCCAATTCAAACAAAATAGGTGAGCATGCTATCTCATGATGTGTTTTGGGAAGATCTGTCCATTGAAAAAAGCAAATagaaaaattatttaaaaaaatacaaaccaTTTGCATGCATAGACTATGACTTGTTTTGGTCATACTGTGAGCAGTTTTGTCTTACTATGCACACATGCATGAATGGCTGTCACTTTAATGCAGCTGTACAACCAAGCTAAGATTCTGACATTCAGAGGTGGGCTCTACatgcacacacttacacacacacagacgcacgcacgcacgtatacacacacacacacacacacacacacacacacacacacacacacacacacacacacacacacacacacacacacacacacacacacacacacacacacacacaccacataatgGTGTACCTATCCACATCATGCACTGTTGATGTATATGATGTGTGTTTTGGACAGCGTGGTGCATTGGTATTAGATGAGAAGTGTTACTGCTAGAATAAGAGTGAACATAATAACATCATGTTAGAGTAATGGAAGCATCAATAAGCAGGGTTCCAGACCCAGATTATTTTTCAATTCAAGTTCCTTTCCAAAACATTTCATCTCTCCAAAATAAGTAGCGATTGCAGTTGCACAAGGTACTGCCAATTGAAGACACAAGAAAGGAAAGGAACATggtgaggacagagggagggaccgGGAGCTAAGAACCTCACCTCTGTCCATCTAGCGTGAATAAACATTGCGGCAATGGTGGCAGACATTTAGGCCTAAAACGTAAatgagaagacagaccagacacATTAGAGTCAAAGCTAACATCCTTGTGGCTATGCTAACCAATATTGACCAAAAGGTAAATTAGACGTAATCCATTTCACCATTTTGTTAGCGCTGGCTAATCATCCTCAGCTTTGTTAGTACTCTCCTGTGTCCTGAAGTTCACTATGAAAAGATGTAGAAAGACAGGAAACTCAGCAATGTCGTGAGAGACCTAGAACTCTGTAGTTCAGAGTTGCTACACGGCTACATACTTCAGCCGTTGGCAATATAAACCATCTCTCCTTTGAGTATGATAATATTTAGATAATGCTCATATTTTCTTATTGAGGGATGCAACTACCATAGATATATTACTGTACCTCCACTTCTCCTGTGAACTCGCTAGTGTATTAGGCATGCATGTCTTTGGCACTCTGTCCAACAGACAGTCCCTGAAACGGGGCTACACCATCAGTGCTGAAAATAAACAAGTGTCATTGTTCATATCATAAAACAAACATAGCAACGATCTGCATATCATCAAGGATTATCGGATTAACGCTATCATCTCCATCATGGTCATCCTCATCTCTAAATCGTCAGCTGAATGTAAATTCCCCTTCTTATACGTCCCAGATTGCTTTGTTATCACAGATTAAAGTATGTAAGTAGATAATGAGATAAATATAGGTATCGTATTAAATAGTTTTCATAGGCATCTTTGATCTTCAATTCATGCTTCTAGGAATGTATTGAGGTCATGCAACACTAGGAAAGCAGCATTCAGTAAGCCTACTTGTTTTAAAGGCAGTTTAGGGAGGAAACATTGTTTTATACATGTCCCTTTAGTCGTCCCAATGGTTCATCATGAAGACACAATGGACCCAGTTGAACAAGGCAGCCGTGAGTCGAGTCTGTCTGTAACTGAGATTAATGCTGCAACTACACTGTATGGGTGCTGTAATTAATTAACTAATGCATTTTACCTCAAATTACAGCACAGCTGCAATGTCGGTGGTATGTAAACACCTCTCTATGTTTTCAGCTCAGCGGTGTGGCAACAAGACTATGACAATGAACTCTACATGGAATGTTACATTTAGGTCAAATGTCAGGAATACAATATCCTCCAAGCTATAGGGCTGGTTTGGGGCATGGTATCCTTTCAGACACCATTGTAACCTACGTATGTTAGATAATAACCTCTCGACATCCCTTCATATGTATGATAGAAGGTTATAGAGGGCAAGACAATAAACAGTGTCTTTGGAGCAATGCTAGTTGTGTGAGTGAGAATACTCATTCAGATAAGAACTCCATGCAACAATCAACTGGCTACAGTtactacctacagtacctatctAGCTACAGTAACAGGTTACAGTCACAACTATTTACCTATCTATATGAGTTAAGTGGTAAATAAGTAGAAATGAAAGAGGAAGAGACATTCACTTTGTCCTCAGAGCTGCAGTAAGACAGGTTCAGGTGAGTGGAGGAGGGGGGCTTGCGTTGTCATGTACAGTAAACACATAAACGATGTAAGACTAGAGCAGTGAAAAGTCAAGGCCTTTTGTCATTCATCAGATACTGATGTTCCTGAAGAAAAGATGTGAAACCATTATAAAGCTTATGGAGCTGATGGATGTCCTACATCCCGTATATATTGTGAATGATTACTACAGTACCACACTCCTCGTGTGTCTCAGGCTCAGGCCATGACAGGCCTCAGCCACCAGGCAAAAacgggttgaatcaacgttgtttccacatcactTCAACCCAAATATTCAATGTAATGACGTCTTCAATGTAATGGAATTtcgtatttttttcacccaaatttgaacctaaatccaatgacatggtgacatgttttgttgatttcacattgaattcacgttagctgacaaccaaatgtaaatcaaaaatagactttgaactgatgtctgtgcccagtgggcagcaACGGAGCATGTCTGCCTTATGTTCACACGTTCTGTAATCTCCAAGTAGTTCACCACAGGACGGGTTTGTTTAGTTTGCTCCAGGAAGCAGCATTTTGTAGCACGCAAACAGGAAGCAAAGTGTACCTTTGACGatggagggagaccagggtaGCGGCAGGTGCAGGGGGGCTGAAGCAGGATTGGTGGTGGGGTTATTCTGGAAGCGATAAATCACCTTTTTTAGCTACATTTCTCCTCTTTTTTGTACTACCGTTGTGAGCAGGTCATTTTACTATTGGAATAGTCACACTGACAAAGCCAACTCCATGCAGACATCAACACGCAGAATTGTGATTATAAGATTTAAAGTCTGACAGAAGGTCAGTATGAGGGCAAGGTGTGAGGCGCTAACAGTGGGAGTTAGGGGAGGAGTGAGCACATAGTTTATGGTGTTTTTCATCATAAAGAAATGATGAGTACAGTTATACGTCCTGAATCTATTGCCTTGAGATTCCAGCAGCACATGTGAAATGGGAGGCTACACACCTGCCCCATCCTTTGACCTCTCAACCTCACTGAGAGGACAATGCCAGCTGGCTACACATCTGTGAGCATTTTGGTGATGTTGACATAGTTTGTGTTGGCCAGCGTAGTGCAGTTGGCCTGAGTCTTGAGGTTCTCTTCTGGGAGGTCCTCAATACTGTTGTTCACCCCTTCCTGGATCTCCATGTAGTCTGATTTACTGATGGTGGAGCCGCTCCGGCTCTTCTTCAGCTCTTCGTTTGAGTCCTCTTTGGCGACTGGGCCTAGGCACTGAGCCTGCTCCTCGCCCTCCGTCTCACGGTGGTAGAAGTAGTTGAAGTTGGAAACGATGACAGGCACGGGCAAGGCAATTGTCAGCACACCTGCAATGGCGCAGAGGGAGCCCACAATCTTGCCACCAATAGTGGTCGGGACCATGTCGCCATAACCTACTGTCGTCATGGAGACAACAGCCCACCAGAAGGCGTCAGGGATGCTTTCAAACTGTGACTCGGGCTCATCAGCTTCTGCAAAGTAGACAGCACTGGAGAACAGTATGACTCCAATAAAGAGGAAGAAGATCAGCAGACCCAGCTCCCTCATACTAGCCTTCAGGGTCTGGCCCAGGATCTGAAGTCCCTTGGAGTGTCGTGACAGCTTGAAGATTCGGAAGACTCGCACTAGACGGATGACCCTGAGAATAGCCAGGGACATGGCTTGCTGACCGGCCTGGCCATCCTCTGGTTTCTCAGCCAGCTCTGTGGCCAGTGTGATGAAGTAGGGGATAATGGCAACAACGTCAATGATGTTCATGACGTTACCAAAGAAGCCTGATTTGCTGGGGCAGGCAAAGAGGCGCACCAGGAACTCAAAGGAGAACCAGATGATGCAGAG
Protein-coding sequences here:
- the LOC112221265 gene encoding potassium voltage-gated channel subfamily A member 2-like, which encodes MTVATGDPSDEAAAHPGNPAEYDPDADHECCERVVINISGLRFETQLKTLSQFPDTLLGDPKKRMRYFDPLRNEYFFDRSRTSFDAILYFYQSGGRLRRPANVTLDIFSEEIRFYELGDEAIELFREDEGFVKEEERPLPDNEFQRQVWLLFEYPESSGPARIIAIISVMVILISIVSFCLETLPIFRNDDDEPHSVFDTNTNTTIYFTSTYFTDPFFILETLCIIWFSFEFLVRLFACPSKSGFFGNVMNIIDVVAIIPYFITLATELAEKPEDGQAGQQAMSLAILRVIRLVRVFRIFKLSRHSKGLQILGQTLKASMRELGLLIFFLFIGVILFSSAVYFAEADEPESQFESIPDAFWWAVVSMTTVGYGDMVPTTIGGKIVGSLCAIAGVLTIALPVPVIVSNFNYFYHRETEGEEQAQCLGPVAKEDSNEELKKSRSGSTISKSDYMEIQEGVNNSIEDLPEENLKTQANCTTLANTNYVNITKMLTDV